Proteins from one Setaria italica strain Yugu1 chromosome V, Setaria_italica_v2.0, whole genome shotgun sequence genomic window:
- the LOC101775557 gene encoding alpha-mannosidase I MNS4 isoform X3, which yields MSLLWCLLLRPLHLWSLLLPIPLHMFLWVLFMTPNHLSHVSMYELGGFLSHLPLMFLLLLPSHLPLVSSSNVSSPPVEPSSSGVSSPLDEPPSDLSSPWNGSTRWQRSLLLLSALSHGILSLFPHMFVLSHGMRIQSYDDQLLNLAADLAQRLLPAFDTPTGIPFGSVNLKYGVDENESKITSTAGGGTLTLEFGILSRLTNNTVFERVTKNSVRGIWSRRSKLNLVGAHINVFTGEWTQKDAGIGTSIDSFYEYLLKAYLLFGDEEYLYIFQEAYKAAMHYLHHDPWYVEVNMNSGATVWPLFNSLQAFWPGLQVLAGDVDPAIRTHAAFFSVWKKYGFTPEGFNLATSTVQNGQRSYPLRPELIESTYWLFKATRDYRYLDVGRDILASLQYGARCPCGYCHISDVETHKQDDHMESFFLAETVKYLWLLFDLAAGPDNIVENGPYKYIFSTEGHLLPVTPEIVLVDEHCSYFGAFCNGGADRGYGISASSMKHKKANYTHLDDIQTPSSHYSASNMFATRGYIKGVCPGLTHAQKLGISYSDEEGNVIEQTSEGHEHHDESAIESSVRTQSSNVILISHPVASQQDQALESSSGNGDHADIVVTADSDSISHDNNDGSLGANTEELTEDTERTSKHSEDEDIAQNLNLKEDIS from the exons ATGAGCCTCTTATGGTGCCTTCTTCTGCGTCCCCTTCATCTGTGGAGCCTTCTTCTTCCGATTCCACTCCACATGTTCCTATGGGTACTATTTATGACACCAAACCACCTGTCACACGTTTCTATGTATGAACTCGGTGGGTTCTTGAGCCATCTTCCTTTGATGTTTCTTCTCCTCTTGCCGAGCCATCTTCCTCTGGTGTCTTCCTCTAAtgtttcttctcctcctgttgAGCCATCTTCCTCTGGTGTGTCTTCTCCTCTTGATGAGCCACCTTCTGATTTGTCTTCTCCATG GAATGGCAGCACGCGATGGCAGAGGAGCTTGCTGCTCTTGAGCGCACTATCACATGGGATCTTGTCCCTCTTCCCTCACATGTTCGTCCTATCACAT GGTATGAGAATCCAATCTTACGATGACCAGTTACTTAATTTAGCTGCTGACTTAGCTCAGAGGTTGTTGCCTGCATTTGACACTCCTACAG GTATTCCATTTGGATCTGTCAATTTAAAGTATGGAGTTGATGAAAATGAAAGCAAG ATAACATCAACTGCTGGTGGTGGTACTTTGACACTGGAATTTGGCATATTGAGTCGCTTAACTAATAATACTG TTTTTGAGCGAGTTACAAAAAATTCAGTGCGTGGAATATGGTCACGCAGATCAAAACTCAACCTTGTTGGTGCCCATATAAATGTCTTTACTGGTGAATGGACACAGAAG GATGCTGGAATTGGCACAAGCATTGATTCTTTCTATGAATACCTTCTAAAG GCATATTTATTGTTTGGGGACGAAGAGTACCTGTATATATTTCAGGAGGCTTACAAGGCTGCCATGCACTATCTCCATCATGATCCTTG GTATGTGGAGGTAAATATGAATTCTGGTGCTACTGTTTGGCCACTATTCAATAGCCTGCAGGCATTCTGGCCAGGACTTCAG GTTTTAGCTGGAGATGTTGATCCTGCTATTCGAACGCACGCTGCCTTCTTCAGTGTCTGGAAAAAGTATGGTTTCACCCCTGAAGGTTTTAATCTTGCTACATCCACTGTCCAG AATGGACAAAGGAGCTATCCGCTACGGCCAGAGTTGATTGAAAGCACATATTGGTTGTTCAAGGCTACCAGAGATTATAG ATACCTTGATGTTGGAAGGGACATATTAGCAAGCCTTCAATATGGTGCTAGATGCCCTTGTGGCTACTGCCACATATCAGATGTGGAAACACACAAGCAGGATGACCACATGGAGAGTTTTTTCCTTGCAGAAACG GTCAAATATCTCTGGCTTCTCTTTGATTTAGCCGCTGGCCCTGATAACATTGTTGAAAATGGACCATATAA GTACATATTTAGTACGGAAGGTCATTTACTACCTGTTACTCCTGAGATAGTCTTGGTAGATGAGCATTGTTCTTATTTTGGAGCATTCTGTAATGGTGGTGCAGACCGTGGATATGGTATAAGTGCTAGTTCTATGAAGCATAAAAAAGCAAACTATACTCATTTAGATGATATCCAAACCCCTTCCAGTCACTATTCAGCATCCAACATGTTTGCAACAAGAGGTTACATCAAG GGAGTTTGTCCAGGATTGACTCATGCACAGAAACTTGGGATATCATACTCTGATGAAGAGGGTAACGTCATAGAGCAGACTTCTGAAGGTCATGAGCATCACGATGAATCTGCAATAGAATCTAGCGTCCGAACCCAATCAAGTAATGTTATACTTATATCTCACCCAGTTGCAAGCCAACAGGATCAGGCTTTGGAGAGCAGCTCTGGAAATGGAGATCATGCTGATATTGTGGTAACTGCTGATTCTGATTCCATAAGCCATGATAATAATGATGGCTCACTCGGAGCAAACACTGAAGAACTTACTGAGGACACCGAGCGCACCTCCAAACATTCAGAAGATGAAGATATCGCTCAGAATTTGAATTTGAAGGAAGATATCAGCTGA